GTGAGAAAGAAAATTTCTAAGGCGTATGCGCTCAATTATCAATGGCCTCACCTGCAGCTTCCCTTATTATGGCTTCTTTATCCCCATCTGCAGTGTGCTGGAATACCTTCATAGCCAGATCTGTAAGCTTTTGATCCTTAAGAAATGCTTGAAAGTACTCCCTTAGTTCTGACGAACCACTGGGGACATTAGGCATATCAACGATCTTTAATATCTGCGGCCTGTTGAAAATCGCCCCATTTATTTTTTTGAGATCTTCGTAAACCTCTTCCATAGATATTTGCCCATTGATGATCAAGTTAACGATTGGCTTCTTTTCTCCAATGGCATTCGCGTATTTATCCAGAATAGATTTTATTTCTTCTAAATAGTTCTCAGGATCGCTCTCAACCTTGAACTGATACCTTACCTTTTTCAGCTTCACTCGATGAAGGCTTGCTACTCCATTATCGAGATCGATTACGTTAATGCCCTTTCCCATCTTTAATAGGCCATTTATCTCCCTATCGCTCTTCAGTTCCGTCGATCCTGGATACGAGAGCAGAGGGCCTATCTCACGCTCAACGAAATCATGCAGGTGGCCCATGGCTATGTAGGAATAGTTCATTGGAAGGTCGTTGACCTTAGCTTCGCACTGCTCTGGTATGAATATTGGATCGAGAGCCTGGTGCGATATAAGTATGGAATTTTTATAGCCGGTGGATGCTGATTCAGCCTTCTTATACTCTTCCTTGAGCTGGTTCCTCAGGTATCCTTTCATATTTGATATGCCGCCTATGAATACCTTCATTCCGCTAAATTCCCTCTCGATACCTGCGAACTCATCTCTCCCCAGTATATGCAATCCGAGGAAGTCGAATATGCCAGCGGCGCTCTCTGAGTTTCTCCGCGGGCGATCATGATCTCCGAAAACGTAGAAAACAGGTATTTGCCTATCGTTAAGCTTCATCATCGCATCTCTGAAAACCTTCATAGAACGGTTGCCGGGTATCCAGGTATCGAAGAGGTCGCCGGAATGTATGATGAAATCAACCTTCTCATCAATTGCGATTTCTACAGCTTCTTGGAAAGTGTCGTAGTAATCCTGTTCCCTTTCCTCAATCGTAAGGGATTTAGCGCCTATATGTGTATCGGACATGTGCAGAAACCTTACCACAAAGATCACTCCATTAATTTTTTGACGTTTTCAACTATTGCACGCGGGTCATTCCTTTTCTCAGCTTCCATCCTTGCCTTTTGAAGCATTTCAACTATGTCAACGTCTAAACCGCCCTCTTCTGTTTCTCTCTGCCTTATCTTTGCTATAACGGGCATTTTTACAATTTCGCCTACAATTATGGCTTCTCCTACATCTAGAGATGGCAGATCCGACATCAACGATTCGCTTATATTTTCGCTGCTCTCAAGTATAGCCTTTTGATCTGAAGGATTTGTTATCCTAAGTATGATTTGTGAATTGCATTGGCTGAGCACATCTTGATCGATCTTTCCAGGCCTCTGCGTAATTATTACAAGGAAAATTCCAAACTTTCTTCCCTCCGCAGCAATCTTCTTTATGGTATCGTATAACATTTGCGAGACGCCCGATCCTTTTACCTTCATTGGCGGGGCAAAGTTATGCGCCTCTTCTATAAAAAGGAATACCGGATACTCGAAGGAACCGGTTACCTTTGCATCGTAGGCCTGGCTTATTACCTTATAAGCAAAGTAATTTGCAAGGCTCTGATCCAGTCCGGACAGGTCGATAACGCTCATTCTTGAAGGTGCAAGGTACTCCGATACATCCGTAGTTTTGTCTCCAAATATAGCTTTTATCTTCTTTAGGTACTTGATCCTCGCAGCTATCCTTTTCTCTGTATCTATTTGCTCGCTCTTCTGTATAAATTCGTCTACATCCTTCCTACCGGTGAGTTTTTCCATTACGTCCTTTACTATCTTTGATTGGTTGACAAAGTTTTCGTGTATGCCCATTATTTCGCGTACCTCTTCATCGTTAAGGTCCTGAAACTTGATGGTGAACTCGTCCACCTTGCCTAGCTTTGCGGTATAGCGGCCTGTACTCATTGGCGTCCTAAAGACTTTTATATTGTCGCGGTAGATGGCCTTGTCGCTGTTTTTCATTAACACGTAGTCAGCGTGCGGATCGAGAACTATGATAGAAGCACCCTTCTTTAGAAGCTCTTCCATCAGAACTCCAGCAGTGTGGCTCTTTCCAGCTCCAGTCTGGGCTATTATTGATAGATGCCTCCGCAAGCCGTTTATATTGGCAAATATTTTAACGTCTGGCTGGTCTGCTAAGTAACCTATCTCAAGTGATCGCTGGTCATCGAACTTAAATATTGATTCTAACATCTCTTTGGTAGCCCTGAAGACAGGTTGGCCTGGCCTAATGAGGTACCTCGATCTTGATATAATACCGTCTTTTACCGCGCCTATGATCTTAACCACGCAAATGTCAACGTTGTCTTTTATATTCGATGTAGTGTACTTCTTTACGCTTTCGTAATCCATCCTATCGTTCAGCAAATCGCTTTTTGATAGAAGATCCTCTATCCTGCCCAGCAGATTTGTTTCACCGGCCTTTATATAGACGTATTCCCACTTTCTAATTTGGCTTTCCGGTGAAATAACAAAAGTGAAAATATCCGACCTGTTATCCCCAACTGTAAGTCCTATCTCATATTCTTGTCCTTGCACGCCTTTCACCTCTTGTTTCATAAAATGGGAGACCTATCTCCTTTTCAAATTCCTTCAGGTAAACAGTCTCAACTTCCCTCTTCCTGAACTTGACTAGGTTATCAACCTCTGATAGCCATATGTTATAGACCTTATAGCCGCCGTAACTCCAAAACATAAGATCAACTAGGTCTTCGAAACGATCGCGGTTTCCGATCATCTCAACTCTTATGGGAAGATCTTCTGATCTAGGAAGTATATCTGTAACAAGAACGTGATCAGAGAAGTTTCCTATATTGATTGATGTTTCAAGAGGCTTCGTATACCCTGGCTTCTTAGCAAGTGACTTTACCAGGAAGTGATCGAAGTGGTTGCTATTCCTCTCCAAATTAGCTAGGGCTTTATCCTCTATTTGGTCGAGAATAGAATTCCTGATCAGTGTTGATCTTGAAGACTTTGATACGAATGCTATGGCAAAATTTGATTTCTTTCTCTGCTCAAGCAGCTCTCTTAACATTAAGCAGTAGTCATTTTCCCTGTCTAAGCTTGACTGGTATTTCTCACATCTCAAAATCCTTGAAAGTATGGAACCGTCTACGAGCATAAAATCAGGGTTTTCTTTCTTTAGGCACTCCAGCATAGAGAGGTGCTCAACGTTCTCCATCATAATCATGGTCTCCTTTTTGACATCCTCCGGACCTATTGAAAGAAAAGATACCTCCAGCTTATTGTAGATGGAATCTCCTAACCTTGTGTATCCACGTACCAGAATGAAGAAGTTGCCGCTGTAGAGCTCCCTTGAAAATTCACTGCTGTCTGTAGCAGATATTTTTAAATTTT
This genomic stretch from Thermoplasma volcanium GSS1 harbors:
- a CDS encoding DNA double-strand break repair nuclease NurA — protein: MNFYEEDFKVFSSYLDANKKKIRDSLLMDENSPLRRIYDRPFSDLYVEYSGSRSRPENLKISATDSSEFSRELYSGNFFILVRGYTRLGDSIYNKLEVSFLSIGPEDVKKETMIMMENVEHLSMLECLKKENPDFMLVDGSILSRILRCEKYQSSLDRENDYCLMLRELLEQRKKSNFAIAFVSKSSRSTLIRNSILDQIEDKALANLERNSNHFDHFLVKSLAKKPGYTKPLETSINIGNFSDHVLVTDILPRSEDLPIRVEMIGNRDRFEDLVDLMFWSYGGYKVYNIWLSEVDNLVKFRKREVETVYLKEFEKEIGLPFYETRGERRARTRI
- a CDS encoding helicase HerA domain-containing protein; amino-acid sequence: MQGQEYEIGLTVGDNRSDIFTFVISPESQIRKWEYVYIKAGETNLLGRIEDLLSKSDLLNDRMDYESVKKYTTSNIKDNVDICVVKIIGAVKDGIISRSRYLIRPGQPVFRATKEMLESIFKFDDQRSLEIGYLADQPDVKIFANINGLRRHLSIIAQTGAGKSHTAGVLMEELLKKGASIIVLDPHADYVLMKNSDKAIYRDNIKVFRTPMSTGRYTAKLGKVDEFTIKFQDLNDEEVREIMGIHENFVNQSKIVKDVMEKLTGRKDVDEFIQKSEQIDTEKRIAARIKYLKKIKAIFGDKTTDVSEYLAPSRMSVIDLSGLDQSLANYFAYKVISQAYDAKVTGSFEYPVFLFIEEAHNFAPPMKVKGSGVSQMLYDTIKKIAAEGRKFGIFLVIITQRPGKIDQDVLSQCNSQIILRITNPSDQKAILESSENISESLMSDLPSLDVGEAIIVGEIVKMPVIAKIRQRETEEGGLDVDIVEMLQKARMEAEKRNDPRAIVENVKKLME
- a CDS encoding metallophosphoesterase family protein codes for the protein MVRFLHMSDTHIGAKSLTIEEREQDYYDTFQEAVEIAIDEKVDFIIHSGDLFDTWIPGNRSMKVFRDAMMKLNDRQIPVFYVFGDHDRPRRNSESAAGIFDFLGLHILGRDEFAGIEREFSGMKVFIGGISNMKGYLRNQLKEEYKKAESASTGYKNSILISHQALDPIFIPEQCEAKVNDLPMNYSYIAMGHLHDFVEREIGPLLSYPGSTELKSDREINGLLKMGKGINVIDLDNGVASLHRVKLKKVRYQFKVESDPENYLEEIKSILDKYANAIGEKKPIVNLIINGQISMEEVYEDLKKINGAIFNRPQILKIVDMPNVPSGSSELREYFQAFLKDQKLTDLAMKVFQHTADGDKEAIIREAAGEAIDN